One genomic window of Saccopteryx bilineata isolate mSacBil1 chromosome 4, mSacBil1_pri_phased_curated, whole genome shotgun sequence includes the following:
- the CD74 gene encoding HLA class II histocompatibility antigen gamma chain, giving the protein MEDQRDLISNHEQLPMLGQRPGAPESKCSRGAVYTGFSVLVALLLAGQATTAYFLYQQQGRLDKLTVTSQNLELENLRMKLPKSAKPLSKMRMATPMLMQALPMEGLLQEPMPNVTKYGNTTADHVMHHLLRADPLKVYPQLKGSFPENLKHLRGTMEGLDWKVFENWMHQWLLFELSKNSLEESLTEGSPKVLTNCLEEASRIPAIHPGRFKPQCDENGNYLPLQCYGSIGYCWCVFPNGTEVPNTRSRGRHNCSEPLDMEDLSSGLGVTKPDLTQAIM; this is encoded by the exons ATGGAAGACCAGCGTGACCTTATCTCCAACCACGAGCAGCTGCCCATGCTGGGCCAGCGCCCCGGTGCCCCGGAGAG cAAGTGCAGCCGTGGAGCCGTGTACACAGGCTTTTCTGTCCTGGTGGCTCTGCTCCTGGCTGGTCAGGCCACCACCGCCTACTTCCTGTACCAGCAGCAGGGCCGGCTGGACAAGCTGACGGTCACCTCGCAGAACCTGGAGCTGGAGAACCTGCGCATGAAGCTTCCCAAGT CTGCCAAGCCTCTGAGCAAGATGCGGATGGCCACCCCCATGCTGATGCAGGCATTGCCCATGGAAGGCCTGCTCCAGGAG CCCATGCCGAACGTCACCAAGTATGGCAACACCACAGCGGACCACGTGAtgcaccacctcctg AGAGCTGACCCCCTGAAGGTGTACCCACAGCTGAAGGGGAGCTTCCCAGAGAACCTGAAACACCTGAGGGGCACCATGGAGGGCCTGGACTGGAAG GTGTTTGAGAACTGGATGCATCAGTGGCTCTTGTTTGAACTGAGCAAGAACTCACTGGAGGAGAGCCTCACTGAAGGTTCACCAAAAG TACTGACCAATTGCCTGGAGGAGGCCAGCCGCATCCCCGCCATCCACCCGGGCAGGTTCAAGCCCCAGTGCGACGAGAACGGCAACTATTTGCCGCTCCAGTGCTATGGAAGCATCGGCTACTGCTGGTGCGTCTTCCCCAACGGCACCGAGGTCCCCAACACCAGGAGCCGCGGGCGCCATAACTGCAGTG AGCCACTGGACATGGAGGATCTGTCATCTGGGCTGGGCGTGACTAAGCCAGATCTGACCCAAG CCATCATGTGA